One part of the Vitis riparia cultivar Riparia Gloire de Montpellier isolate 1030 chromosome 8, EGFV_Vit.rip_1.0, whole genome shotgun sequence genome encodes these proteins:
- the LOC117920675 gene encoding protein PELOTA 1-like — MKLVEEEKILPNSGGTINIVPEEPDDMWLLYNLISKGDVIVADTTRKTAFGRVRLTLEIKITAIDYDKVGSVIRVAGRNLVHNEHVDAGAFHTIEIERNKPFDLKKKVWDSDAIEELRSYGNAAKADLAVLLIQDVSAELYSIGKIATTLCANIEAPSKTNLNKNRAAKSKSQSKSNKFFENILTEFEKHVNFNFVSLVIIASPVGTEFRQYLLAESRRQKLQQIEENKERVVVVNTSGKATLKAVLHEPEVMKLIRGKNGAVQITAWKDLCDMLSNDSSRACYGSKSVEKANELMAIDTLFISDELYRSANHGSRHKYTDLVKSVKKAGGMALVYSHNHVMGEQLGQLTGVAAILRFPLPDLDDMEL, encoded by the coding sequence ATGAAGCtggtagaagaagaaaaaatcctTCCTAATAGCGGTGGAACCATCAATATCGTTCCTGAAGAACCAGATGACATGTGGCTCCTTTACAATTTGATTTCTAAGGGCGATGTCATCGTTGCCGATACAACCCGCAAAACCGCCTTTGGCAGAGTTAGACTCACACTTGAAATCAAAATCACCGCCATCGATTATGATAAAGTAGGCTCAGTAATCCGCGTCGCCGGCAGGAACTTGGTGCACAATGAACACGTAGACGCCGGTGCCTTCCACACCATAGAGATTGAGAGGAATAAACCGTTTGACCTGAAGAAGAAAGTTTGGGATTCTGATGCAATCGAGGAACTACGCTCCTACGGCAATGCTGCTAAAGCAGACCTCGCAGTCTTGTTGATACAAGACGTATCCGCGGAGTTGTACTCGATAGGGAAAATAGCCACTACACTTTGTGCCAACATCGAAGCCCCATCTAAAACCAATCTCAACAAGAATAGAGCTGCAAAATCGAAATCTCAGTCAAagtcaaacaagttttttgaaaacattttaacaGAATTTGAAAAGCACGTAAATTTCAACTTCGTAAGCTTGGTCATAATAGCAAGTCCTGTCGGGACGGAGTTTCGGCAATACTTGCTAGCAGAATCACGAAGGCAGAAGCTGCagcaaatagaagaaaataaggaaCGTGTGGTAGTGGTGAATACTTCGGGAAAAGCAACTTTGAAAGCGGTGTTGCATGAGCCCGAGGTAATGAAATTGATTCGGGGCAAAAACGGGGCAGTGCAGATAACAGCATGGAAGGACTTGTGCGACATGTTGAGCAACGATTCAAGTAGGGCGTGTTATGGATCAAAGAGTGTGGAGAAGGCAAATGAATTGATGGCAATCGACACTCTGTTTATAAGTGACGAACTTTACCGGAGTGCAAACCATGGAAGTAGGCACAAGTACACGGATTTAGTTAAGTCGGTAAAGAAGGCGGGAGGGATGGCCTTGGTGTATTCACACAATCATGTAATGGGAGAGCAGTTAGGTCAGCTAACTGGGGTTGCTGCTATTCTTAGGTTTCCATTGCCTGATCTGGATGACATGGAATTGTGA